The following proteins are encoded in a genomic region of Pseudomonas marvdashtae:
- a CDS encoding SMI1/KNR4 family protein produces MEEIIEQLREANEPVPVPLELPDEDLLVEIEEQLFIDIPFVFREFLLTVSDVVYGSLEPVTVTDPQSHTYLPDVAANAWDAGVDRSLIPICQDGDDYYCVEEDGTVVLWQAEEELIAEETWESVWHWARDVWLES; encoded by the coding sequence GTGGAAGAAATCATCGAACAATTGCGTGAAGCCAACGAGCCCGTACCGGTCCCGCTGGAGCTGCCCGACGAAGATTTGCTGGTAGAGATCGAAGAGCAGCTGTTCATCGATATACCGTTCGTGTTCAGGGAGTTCTTGCTGACGGTCAGCGACGTTGTATACGGCAGCCTGGAACCGGTAACCGTTACCGACCCGCAATCCCACACCTACTTGCCGGATGTAGCGGCAAATGCCTGGGATGCTGGCGTGGACCGCAGCCTGATTCCGATCTGCCAGGACGGCGACGATTACTATTGCGTCGAAGAGGACGGCACCGTGGTGCTGTGGCAGGCCGAAGAAGAACTGATCGCCGAGGAAACCTGGGAATCGGTCTGGCACTGGGCGCGGGACGTCTGGCTGGAAAGCTGA